A region of the Streptomyces sp. NBC_00442 genome:
CAGGGTGCAGACGAAGCCCGGACGGGCGAAGGCGAGCACGCCTTCGGGGGCCGGGAGCCAGTGCATCGTGCCGTCGCCGAGGCCCGGCAGTTCACGGCGCAGGGCGAGCGCCGCGCGGTAGAGCTCCAGGGTGGAGTGCGGGTCGCCGGACTGGGAGGCGACGCTCAGGCCCCGCCAGGCCGACGGCTGCGGCAGCCAGGGCGCGGCGGCGCCGAAGCCGTACGACGGGCCGTCCGCCGTCCACGGCAGCGGGACGCGGCAGCCGTCGCGGAAGCCGTCCTGGCCGGACGCGCGGTGGAAGGCGGGATCCTGGCGCACGTCGTCGGGCAGGTCCGTGACCTCGGGAAGGCCCAGCTCCTCGCCCTGGTAGAGGTAGGCGGAGCCGGGCAGGGCCAGGGTGAACAGGGTCGCCGCGCGGGCCCGGCGCAGGCCCTGGGCTCCGCCGCCGTAGCGGGTCACGTGGCGTACGACGTCGTGGTTGGAGAGCACCCAGGTAGTGGGGGCGCCGACCGCGCCGGTGGCGGCGAGCGAGGCGTCGACCGTCGCGCGCATCCGCTCGCCGTCCCAAGGGCAGGTCAGGAACTGGAAGTTGAAGGCCTGGTGCAGCTCGTCGGGGCGTACGTACAGGGCGAGCCGCTCGGGCGAGGGCGCCCAGGCCTCGGCGACGGCGATGCGCTCGCCGTCGTAGCCGTCCAGCAGCTCGCGCCAGCCCCGGTGGATCTCGTGGACGCCGTCCTGGTCGAAGAAGGGGAGCACCTGGCTGCCGATGAGCTTGGCCTGCTCCTTCGCGCCGATGTCGGGCAGGCCTGCCGCTTTGACCATGCCGTGCGCGACGTCGATGCGGAAGCCGTCGACGCCGAGGTCGAGCCAGAAGCGGAGCACCGAGTCGAACTCGGCGCGCACTTCGGGGTGGTCCCAGTTCAGGTCGGGCTGCTCGGGGGCGAACAGGTGCAGGTACCAGTCGCCGTCGGCGACGCGGGTCCAGGCGGGGCCCCCGAACACCGACTCCCAGTCGTTGGGCGGGAGTTGACCGTCGGGGCCGGTGCCGGGGCGGAAGTGGTAGCGCTCGCGCGCGGGTCCTCCCGCCAGCGCCGCGCGGAACCAGGCGTGCTGGTCGCTGGTGTGGTTGGGCACGACGTCGACGATGATCCGAAGCCCCAGCCGGTGGGCCTCGCGCACCAGGTCGTCCGCGTCGGACAGCGAACCGAAGAGCGGGTCCACGCTGCGGTAGTCCGCCACGTCGTAGCCGCCGTCGGCCTGCGGGGACGCGTAGAAGGGGGTGAGCCAGACCGCGTCGGCGCCCAGCTCCTTCACATACGGCAGCCGGGCCGTGATGCCGGGCAGGTCGCCGACGCCGTCGCCGTCGCCGTCCGCGAAGGAGCGCACGTAGACCTGGTAGATCACCGCGTCGCGCCACCAGCCGGCGGGCCGGCCGGCCCGGTCCTGGGCGACGGCGGGTGTCGTCAGCTCCTGCGTCATATGTGGTCCCCTTCGTATAACCCTGCACCTGCGGGATCGGCTGAATCAGCGGGATCAACGCCGATGGCCCCTCGAAAGTAACAGCCGTGCAAGGTCTTGCGGAAGCCTTGCAGAGATCCCGCAGGTGCGTGTGGACCAGCGATACCGCCTTTGACAAGGCGCACAACGGCAACCGTGCGGACACGCTGATGTAACGATCGACCGGCCTTGCAGAAATTCTTCGCAAGCTCTTTCGGTCGTCTTTCATCCTTGTTACGTTCCTGGCGATCCGGCGCCGTGACGGAACGGCACCCAGTGAAGGAGTTCTCATGCGACGTGGCATAGCGGCCACCGCTATCGCGGCGACCCTCGCGCTCGCGGCGACGGCCTGCGGCGGCAGCGACAGCGATGGCGGCACGGCGGACGGGCCGGTCACCATCACCTGGTGGGACACCTCGAACGCCACGAACGAGGCACCCACGTACCAGGCGCTGGTCACGGAGTTCGAGAAGGCGAACCCGAAGATCAAGGTCAAGTACGTCAACGTCCCCTTCGACCAGGCGCAGAACAAGTTCGACACCGCCGCGGGCGCCAAGGGCGCCCCGGACGTGCTGCGCGCCGAGGTCGGCTGGACGCCCGCGTTCGCGAAGAAGGGCTACTTCGTGCCGCTCGACGGCACCGAGGCCCTCGCCGACCAGGCCAAGTTCCGGCCCAACCTGATCAAGCAGGCCCAGTTCCAGGGCAAGACCTACGGCGTCCCGCTGGTCACCGACACCCTCGCCCTCGTCTACAACAAGGCCCTGTTCGCCCAGGCCGGCATCACCAAGGCCCCCGCCACCTGGGACGAGCTGAAGGCGGACGCCGCGCTCGTCAAGGAGAAGGCCGGCGTCGACGGCTACTGGGGCTCCACCGCCGGCTACTACGCCCAGCCGTTCCTGTACGGCGAGGGCACCGACACGGTCGACACCGCCGGCAAGAAGGTCACCATCGCAAGTGCCCCCGCCGTCAAGGGACTTGAGACCTGGAAGGGCCTGTTCGACGGTCCCGGCCTGCACAAGGCGGACGTCACCGCCGACGCGTACGCCCACATCCAGGACGCCTTCGTGAACGGCAAGGTCGCAGCGATCGTGCAGGGCCCGTGGGAGATCACCAACTTCTACAAGGGCGCCGCCTTCAAGGACAAGGCCAACCTCGGCATCGCCACCGTCCCGGCCGGCTCCACCGGCAAGGCCGGCGCCCCGACCGGCGGCCACAACCTGTCCGTGTACGCGGGCTCCGACAAGGCGCACGCGGCCGCCGCCATGACGTTCGTCAACTTCATGACCTCGGCCAAGAGCCAGGAGACCATCGCGCTGAAGAACTCCACGCTGCCCACCCGCGAGGACGCCTACACCGCGCAGGTCAAGGCGGACCCGGGCATCGCCGGCTTCCAGGGCGTGCTCCCCGCCGCCCAGCCGCGGCCCGAGCTGCCCGAGTACAGCTCGCTGTGGACCCCGATGGACACCACCCTGCCGAAGGCCGCGGACGGCAAGGAGTCCGTCGCCGACGCCGCCAAGAGCCTTCAGCAGGACATGGCCAAGCTGGTTCCCGACTTCACCAAGTGAGCCCCGCCGCCGGGCCGTTCCCCACCCGGGGGCGGCCCGGCGGCACGCACGTCCGCCGAACTTCCCGGAAAAGGTGTCGAGATGACCGTTGCCGTCGATGGCGCGGCCCCCACGAGCGCGGCCACGGCGCGCCCGGGGCCGCGGGAGCGCCTCAGGCGGTCCTGGCAGAAGCACTGGTACGCGTACGCGATGGTCGCGCCGATCGTCGTCGTCCTCGGCGTCCTGGTGCTCTATCCGCTCGTCCAGGGCGTCTACTACACGCTCACCGACGCCAACAGCCTCAACTCGGCGCGCACCATCGGCGCCAACCACATCGCGGGCACCTACGAGTTCGTCGGCCTGCACAACTACGCGGACATCCTGTGGGGGCCGACCGCCTGGGACCGGTTCTGGTCGCACTTCATCTGGACGGTGGTGTGGACCGTCGCCTGTGTGACCCTGCACTACGTCATCGGGCTCTCGCTCGCCCTGCTGCTCAACCAGAAGCTGCGCGGCCGCACCTTCTACCGGATGATGCTGATCCTGCCGTGGGCGGTGCCCACCTTCGTCACCGTCTTCTCCTGGCGCCTGATGCTCAGCGACTCCGGCATCGTGAACACCGTGCTCGGCACGCTCCACCTGCCGCAGCCCGAGTGGCTCGAACAGCCGCACTTCCAGCAGCTCGCCGCGATCCTCGTCAACACCTGGGTCGGCGTCCCCTTCATGATGGTGTCGCTGCTCGGCGGGCTCCAGACGATCCCCGCGGAGCTGTACGAGGCCGCCGAGATGGACGGCGCGAGTCCCTGGCAGCGCTTCCGCCACGTCACGCTGCCGGGCCTGCGTCCCGTGAGCGCCACCGTCGTGCTGCTCGGCATCATCTGGACGTTCAACCAGTTCGTGATCATCTTCCTGCTCTTCGGCAACGGCGGCGCCCCCGACGCCCAGATCCTCGTCACCTGGGCCTACCGGCTCGGCTTCGGACAGCAGCCCCGCGAATTCGCGCAGTCCGCCACCTACGGCGTGCTGCTGCTCTCCATCCTGATCGTCTTCTCCTCCCTCTACCGTCGCTGGCTGGCCCGCAATGAACAGGTCTGATGCCCCCATGACCACCAAGGTCGTCTCCCGGGACCACGGCCGGCGCCGCACCGCGGTCCTGTCGCACCTCGCGCTGTGCCTCGCCAGTCTCGTCGCGCTCTTCCCGATCGTGTGGCTCGTCTTCGTCTCGCTCGGCCCCGACAAGGACGACTACCTGCACCCGGGCCGCATCTGGTCCAAGCTGTCCCTCTCCAACTACGCGTTCGTCACCGAGCACACCAAGTTCTTCACCTGGCTCGGCAACACCGCCTTGATCGCCGTGCTGACCTGCGTCATCGGCGTGATGTTCGCGGCGACCACCGGCTACGCGGTCTCCCGGATGCGCTTTCCCGGCTACAAGAAGCTGATGTGGGTGCTGCTCGTCACCCAGATGTTCCCGATCGCCGTGCTGATCGTGCCGATGTACCAGATCCTCGGCGACCTCGGCCTCATCGACACCTACGGCGGCCTGATCCTCGTGTACTGCTCCACCGCGGTGCCGTACTGCGCGTGGATGCTCAAGGGCTACTTCGACACCATCCCGGTCGAGATCGACGAGGCGGGCCGCGTCGACGGGCTCAGCCCGTTCGGCACCTTCTTCCGGCTGATCCTGCCGCTCGCCCGGCCGGGCCTCGCCGTCGCCGCGTTCTACACCTGCCTCACCGCGTGGGGCGAGGTGGCGTTCGCCTCCACCTTCATGCTCGACGACAGCAAGTACACGCTCGCCGTGGGCCTTTCCAGCTTCGTCAGCGAGCACGACTCCCAGTGGAACTACATGGCCGCCACCGCCGTGCTCATCGCCATCCCGGTCTCCGTCATCTTCTACCTGGTGCAGAAGCACCTCGTCACCGGCATGACCGCAGGCGCCACCAAGGGCTGAGCCGGGCTCCGCCCCGGCTCCGCAAGCACCAGGTATCTAGGGGGTGTCTGGTGGATCAGGGCCGGGGGCGCGACGCCTGGCACGGCACCTCGCGGCGTTGCCGAAACGCCCCGATAGCTCCGCTATCACGACGTTCCGGCGCCTTGCGATGCACCGCACCAGACGCCGCGCCCTGACCGACCCTGATCCACCAGACACCCCCTAGGGGGCCCGTGCTCCCAGACCCCGTTAGGACGACATGCCCCAGCACATCGCTGCCCCCCGCCCCCAGACCACCAGCACCCAGTGGTGGCGGGACGCCGTGATCTACCAGGTCTATCCGCGCAGCTTCGCCGACGGGAACGGCGACGGCATGGGCGACCTCGACGGCGTGCGCGCCCGGCTGCCCTACCTGCGCGACCTCGGCGTCGACGCCGTCTGGCTCTCGCCGTTCTACGCCTCGCCGCAGGCCGACGCCGGATACGACGTCGCCGACTACCGGGCCATCGACCCGATGTTCGGCACCCTGCACGACGCCGACGCGCTGATCCGCGACGCCCACGAGCTGGGCCTGCGCATCATCGTGGACCTCGTGCCCAACCATTCCTCCGACCAGCACGAGTGGTTCAAGCGGGCCCTCGCGGAAGGCCCGGGTTCACCCCTGCGGGCCCGCTACCACTTCCGGCCCGGCAAGGGCGAGGACGGTCAACTCCCGCCCAACGACTGGGAGTCCATCTTTGGCGGGCCCGCCTGGACCCGTACCGAGGCGCCGTCAGGCGATGGGGGCACCTCCCAGCCGGAGGCTGGGGGAGAGTGGTACCTGCACCTCTTCGCCCCCGAGCAGCCCGACCTCAACTGGGACCACCCCGCGGTCGCCGACGAGTTCCGCTCCATCCTGCGCTTCTGGCTCGACATGGGCGTCGACGGCTTCCGCATCGACGTCGCCCACGGCCTCGTCAAGGCGCCGGGCCTGCCCGACATCGGCGGCCACGACCAGCTCAAGCTGCTCGGCCACGACGCCATGCCGTTCTTCGACCAGGACGGCGTGCACGAGATCTACCGCTCGTGGCGCACCATCCTGGACGAGTACGACGGCGAGCGCATAGCCGTCGCCGAGGCGTGGACCCCCACGGTCGAGCGGACCGCGAACTACGTACGCCCCGACGAACTGCACCAGGCCTTCAACTTCCAGTACCTGGGCGCCCCTTGGGACGCGAAGGCGCTGCGCGACGTCATCGACGTGTCGCTCGCCGCGATGCGGCCGGTCGGCGCCCCCGCCACCTGGGTCCTGTCCAACCACGACGTGACCCGGCACGCCACCCGCTTCGCCAACCCGCCGGGCCTCGGCACCCAGCTGCGCACCCCGGGCGACCGCGAACTCGGGCTGCGCCGGGCCCGCGCGGCCACCCTCCTCATGCTGGCCCTGCCGGGCTCGGCCTACGTCTACCAGGGCGAGGAGCTGGGCCTTCCCGACGTCACCGACCTGCCCGACGAGGTGCGCCAGGACCCGTCGTTCCTGCGCGCGGCCGGCCAGGACGGGTTCCGCGACGGCTGCCGCGTCCCCATCCCGTGGACCGTCGAGGGCACCTCGTACGGCTTCGGCAGCGGCTGCAGCTGGCTCCCGCAGCCCGACACCTGGGGCGGCCTCAGCGTCGAGGCGCAGACCGGCGACGCGGACTCCACCCTTGAGCTGTACCGCCGGGCCATCGCGGCCCGCCGCGCCCACCCGGGCCTCGGCGCCGGGAGCGACGTCGAGTGGCTGGAGGCGCCCGACGGCGTGCTCGCCTTCGCCCGCGAGGGCTTCGTGTGCACGGTCAACCTCACCGGACGCCTCGTATCGCTGCCGGTGCCCGGCCGGGTCGTCCTGGCCAGCGGCCCCTTCACGGTGGACGCCGCGGTGGACGGCGACCACGTCGAGCTCCCCGGTGACACGACGGTGTGGTGGACGGTGTGAGCCATGCCGCGCAGCCGGGCGGCCCGCGCCTCGCCGACATCGCGGCCCAGGCCGCGGTCAGCGAGGCCACCGTCAGCCGTGTGCTCAACGGGAAGCCCGGGGTCGCCGATGCCACCCGGCAGCGGGTGCTCGCCGCCCTCGACGTCCTGGGCCGCGAGCGCCCGGCCCGGCTGCGCCGGCGCAGCGAAGGGCTGATCGGTCTGGTCACCCCGGAGCTGACCAACCCGATCTTCCCCGCCTTCGCCCAGGCGGTGGAGCAGGTCCTCGCCGGCCACGGCTACACCCCCGTCCTGTGCACCCAACTGCCGGGCGGGGCAACGGAGGACGAGCTGGTCGAGCAGCTGGAGGAGCGCGGCGTCAACGGCATCGTGTTCCTTTCAGGACTGCACGCCGACACCTCCACCGACCCGGCCCGCTATCTGGCCCTGGCCGAACGGGGCATCCCCTACGTCCTGGTCAACGGCTACAACGAAGCGCTGCGCGGCCCGTTCGTCTCGCCCGACGACCACGCGGCGATGCGGATGGCGGTGGGCCACCTCGCCGACCTCGGGCACACCCGGATCGGCCTCGCGATCGGACCGCTGCGGTACGTGCCCTCCCGCCGCAAGTGCGAGGGGTTCACGGCCGCGCTGGGCCAGCGGCTCGGCCTGCGCGAACCGGAGGCGGCGGCCTGGATCCGGCCCACCCTCTACAGCGTGGAGGGCGGCCAGGTGGCGGCGGGCGCCCTGCTCGACCAGGGCTGCACCGGCATCGTCTGCGGCAGCGACATGATGGCGCTCGGCGTGGTGCGCGCCGCGCGCGAACGCGGCCTGACGGTGCCGGGCGACGTCTCGGTGGTCGGCTTCGACGACTCCCAGCTCATCGCCTTCACCGACCCGCCCCTGACCACGGTCCGCCAGCCCGTCCAGGCCATGGCCACGGCCGCCGTCTCGGCCCTCCTGGAGGAAATCGCCGGAACCCCGGTCCAACGCACGGAGTTCGTCTTCCAGCCGGAGCTGGTCGTGCGGGCATCGACGGCGCGCGTACGGAAGTGAGCGGGAGCGGCCCGGCCGGTACTCACCGGATGAGGACGCTCCCGCCCTCCGTCTCCAGGGCCCGGCGGCCGGCTGCGACGAAGTTGTCCAGCTTGCTCCGTACGTGGTGCAGGAGCTCGGGGCCGGCGGGCTGCCGCAGAGCGGAGACGAAGGATTCGCTCCCGGCCCGCAGTCGTACGCACTCCGCCACGAAATCGGCGACGTCGTCCCCCTCGATGTAGAGGTCCTCGCTCGCGCGTCGAGGCAGGAAGCGGGCGCCCGA
Encoded here:
- a CDS encoding glycoside hydrolase family 13 protein produces the protein MTQELTTPAVAQDRAGRPAGWWRDAVIYQVYVRSFADGDGDGVGDLPGITARLPYVKELGADAVWLTPFYASPQADGGYDVADYRSVDPLFGSLSDADDLVREAHRLGLRIIVDVVPNHTSDQHAWFRAALAGGPARERYHFRPGTGPDGQLPPNDWESVFGGPAWTRVADGDWYLHLFAPEQPDLNWDHPEVRAEFDSVLRFWLDLGVDGFRIDVAHGMVKAAGLPDIGAKEQAKLIGSQVLPFFDQDGVHEIHRGWRELLDGYDGERIAVAEAWAPSPERLALYVRPDELHQAFNFQFLTCPWDGERMRATVDASLAATGAVGAPTTWVLSNHDVVRHVTRYGGGAQGLRRARAATLFTLALPGSAYLYQGEELGLPEVTDLPDDVRQDPAFHRASGQDGFRDGCRVPLPWTADGPSYGFGAAAPWLPQPSAWRGLSVASQSGDPHSTLELYRAALALRRELPGLGDGTMHWLPAPEGVLAFARPGFVCTLNTLDREVQLPFPGRPLLTSAAVEFDDARAVLPGESAVWWAI
- a CDS encoding extracellular solute-binding protein, coding for MRRGIAATAIAATLALAATACGGSDSDGGTADGPVTITWWDTSNATNEAPTYQALVTEFEKANPKIKVKYVNVPFDQAQNKFDTAAGAKGAPDVLRAEVGWTPAFAKKGYFVPLDGTEALADQAKFRPNLIKQAQFQGKTYGVPLVTDTLALVYNKALFAQAGITKAPATWDELKADAALVKEKAGVDGYWGSTAGYYAQPFLYGEGTDTVDTAGKKVTIASAPAVKGLETWKGLFDGPGLHKADVTADAYAHIQDAFVNGKVAAIVQGPWEITNFYKGAAFKDKANLGIATVPAGSTGKAGAPTGGHNLSVYAGSDKAHAAAAMTFVNFMTSAKSQETIALKNSTLPTREDAYTAQVKADPGIAGFQGVLPAAQPRPELPEYSSLWTPMDTTLPKAADGKESVADAAKSLQQDMAKLVPDFTK
- a CDS encoding carbohydrate ABC transporter permease; this encodes MTVAVDGAAPTSAATARPGPRERLRRSWQKHWYAYAMVAPIVVVLGVLVLYPLVQGVYYTLTDANSLNSARTIGANHIAGTYEFVGLHNYADILWGPTAWDRFWSHFIWTVVWTVACVTLHYVIGLSLALLLNQKLRGRTFYRMMLILPWAVPTFVTVFSWRLMLSDSGIVNTVLGTLHLPQPEWLEQPHFQQLAAILVNTWVGVPFMMVSLLGGLQTIPAELYEAAEMDGASPWQRFRHVTLPGLRPVSATVVLLGIIWTFNQFVIIFLLFGNGGAPDAQILVTWAYRLGFGQQPREFAQSATYGVLLLSILIVFSSLYRRWLARNEQV
- a CDS encoding sugar ABC transporter permease — encoded protein: MTTKVVSRDHGRRRTAVLSHLALCLASLVALFPIVWLVFVSLGPDKDDYLHPGRIWSKLSLSNYAFVTEHTKFFTWLGNTALIAVLTCVIGVMFAATTGYAVSRMRFPGYKKLMWVLLVTQMFPIAVLIVPMYQILGDLGLIDTYGGLILVYCSTAVPYCAWMLKGYFDTIPVEIDEAGRVDGLSPFGTFFRLILPLARPGLAVAAFYTCLTAWGEVAFASTFMLDDSKYTLAVGLSSFVSEHDSQWNYMAATAVLIAIPVSVIFYLVQKHLVTGMTAGATKG
- a CDS encoding glycoside hydrolase family 13 protein; translated protein: MPQHIAAPRPQTTSTQWWRDAVIYQVYPRSFADGNGDGMGDLDGVRARLPYLRDLGVDAVWLSPFYASPQADAGYDVADYRAIDPMFGTLHDADALIRDAHELGLRIIVDLVPNHSSDQHEWFKRALAEGPGSPLRARYHFRPGKGEDGQLPPNDWESIFGGPAWTRTEAPSGDGGTSQPEAGGEWYLHLFAPEQPDLNWDHPAVADEFRSILRFWLDMGVDGFRIDVAHGLVKAPGLPDIGGHDQLKLLGHDAMPFFDQDGVHEIYRSWRTILDEYDGERIAVAEAWTPTVERTANYVRPDELHQAFNFQYLGAPWDAKALRDVIDVSLAAMRPVGAPATWVLSNHDVTRHATRFANPPGLGTQLRTPGDRELGLRRARAATLLMLALPGSAYVYQGEELGLPDVTDLPDEVRQDPSFLRAAGQDGFRDGCRVPIPWTVEGTSYGFGSGCSWLPQPDTWGGLSVEAQTGDADSTLELYRRAIAARRAHPGLGAGSDVEWLEAPDGVLAFAREGFVCTVNLTGRLVSLPVPGRVVLASGPFTVDAAVDGDHVELPGDTTVWWTV
- a CDS encoding LacI family DNA-binding transcriptional regulator translates to MVDGVSHAAQPGGPRLADIAAQAAVSEATVSRVLNGKPGVADATRQRVLAALDVLGRERPARLRRRSEGLIGLVTPELTNPIFPAFAQAVEQVLAGHGYTPVLCTQLPGGATEDELVEQLEERGVNGIVFLSGLHADTSTDPARYLALAERGIPYVLVNGYNEALRGPFVSPDDHAAMRMAVGHLADLGHTRIGLAIGPLRYVPSRRKCEGFTAALGQRLGLREPEAAAWIRPTLYSVEGGQVAAGALLDQGCTGIVCGSDMMALGVVRAARERGLTVPGDVSVVGFDDSQLIAFTDPPLTTVRQPVQAMATAAVSALLEEIAGTPVQRTEFVFQPELVVRASTARVRK